From one Nonomuraea polychroma genomic stretch:
- a CDS encoding gamma-glutamylcyclotransferase, translating to MAWLSDSGKPNELRLYAAYGSNMDPEQMAMRAPHSPIRGVGWLTGWRLTFGGFDPAWGGALATIVEDPDEHVFVVLYDVPDWEETSLDQWEGAVRGAYHKVRLRVQTLEGEVLAWFYVLDGYEGGLPSARYLGSLAEAAERAGAPDDYVKELRERPCTSFG from the coding sequence GTGGCGTGGCTTTCAGATTCGGGAAAGCCCAATGAGCTCAGGCTTTATGCCGCGTACGGCTCCAACATGGATCCTGAGCAGATGGCCATGCGCGCCCCGCACTCCCCCATCCGGGGTGTCGGCTGGCTGACCGGTTGGCGCCTGACGTTCGGCGGATTCGATCCGGCCTGGGGCGGCGCGCTCGCCACGATCGTCGAGGACCCGGACGAGCACGTGTTCGTCGTGCTCTACGACGTGCCCGACTGGGAGGAAACCTCACTGGACCAGTGGGAGGGCGCGGTGCGCGGCGCCTACCACAAGGTGCGGCTGCGGGTGCAGACCCTCGAGGGCGAGGTCCTGGCCTGGTTCTACGTGCTCGACGGCTACGAGGGCGGCCTGCCCTCGGCCCGCTACCTGGGCAGCCTGGCCGAGGCGGCCGAGCGGGCGGGCGCCCCCGACGACTACGTCAAGGAGTTGCGGGAGCGCCCCTGCACCTCGTTCGGCTAG
- a CDS encoding MFS transporter has translation MATSPVTQSPLGIPKSRSRQLMAASIGNVVEWYDWYAYTFLAIYFSKQVFPESAGNSLVPLLSSFAVFAVGFFMRPLGGLLVGAFADRYGRKAAMTFTIMLMGAGSLLVGLTPTYAAVGVLAPVILTLARLIQGLSVGGEFAAATTFLVESAPPGRRGLFSSFQYVSTTIGQLLASGLAALLATVLIEADMSSYGWRIPFIVGAVLSLVGLWIRKGADETSAVAGEIQRGEAARPQMFDFLKHHPRSALTIVGITIAGTVAYYTWTSFLPTYAQITVNFDKADSLQIGTISLVFFMILQPLLGMLSDRIGRKPMLITFGLGFLILPVPLLGMLTDAYGSLLLVQLIGMVFLGCFTSISAAVNSELFPTRVRAAGAGFPYSLTVALFGGTAPLIGTALQEAKNPGLFPWYMSALALISTLVYIFVLRETKDQPLS, from the coding sequence GTGGCGACCTCCCCCGTGACCCAATCCCCCCTCGGCATCCCCAAGAGCCGCTCCCGCCAGCTCATGGCGGCCAGCATCGGCAACGTTGTCGAGTGGTACGACTGGTACGCCTACACGTTCCTGGCCATCTACTTCTCCAAGCAGGTCTTCCCGGAAAGCGCGGGCAACAGCCTGGTGCCGCTGCTTAGCTCGTTCGCGGTCTTCGCGGTCGGTTTCTTCATGCGCCCGCTCGGCGGCCTGCTGGTCGGCGCGTTCGCCGACCGCTACGGGCGCAAGGCCGCGATGACGTTCACGATCATGCTGATGGGCGCGGGATCGCTGCTCGTCGGCCTGACCCCGACCTACGCGGCCGTGGGCGTCCTGGCGCCGGTCATCTTGACCCTGGCCCGCCTGATCCAGGGCCTGTCGGTCGGCGGTGAGTTCGCCGCCGCCACCACGTTCCTGGTGGAGTCGGCCCCGCCCGGCCGCCGCGGCCTGTTCTCGAGCTTCCAGTACGTCAGCACCACCATCGGCCAGCTGCTGGCCTCCGGACTGGCCGCGTTGCTGGCCACGGTGCTGATCGAGGCCGACATGAGCTCCTACGGCTGGCGTATCCCGTTCATCGTGGGCGCCGTGCTCAGCCTCGTGGGCCTGTGGATCCGCAAGGGCGCCGACGAGACGTCGGCCGTGGCCGGGGAGATCCAGCGGGGCGAGGCCGCGCGGCCGCAGATGTTCGACTTCCTCAAGCACCACCCGAGGTCCGCCCTCACGATCGTCGGCATCACCATCGCCGGCACCGTCGCGTACTACACCTGGACCAGTTTCCTGCCCACGTACGCGCAGATCACCGTGAACTTCGACAAGGCGGACTCGCTGCAGATCGGCACGATCTCGCTGGTCTTCTTCATGATCCTGCAGCCGCTGCTGGGCATGTTGTCGGACCGGATCGGGCGCAAGCCGATGCTGATCACCTTCGGCCTCGGATTCCTGATCCTGCCCGTGCCGCTGCTCGGCATGCTCACCGACGCGTACGGCAGCCTGCTGCTGGTGCAGCTCATCGGCATGGTCTTCCTCGGCTGCTTCACCTCGATCTCGGCGGCGGTGAACTCCGAGCTCTTCCCCACGCGGGTGCGGGCGGCCGGGGCCGGGTTCCCGTACTCCCTGACCGTGGCGCTCTTCGGCGGCACCGCCCCGCTGATCGGCACCGCGCTGCAGGAGGCCAAGAACCCGGGCCTGTTCCCGTGGTACATGTCGGCGCTCGCGCTGATCTCCACCCTGGTCTACATCTTCGTGCTGCGCGAGACCAAGGACCAGCCGCTCAGCTAG
- a CDS encoding purine-nucleoside phosphorylase, whose amino-acid sequence MSNDAYTLASEAAAALHNAAGLDTFDVALVMGSGWVPAADAIGETVREIPFIELPGFQAPAVAGHGGKIRVVRTSSGRHALVFLGRTHLYEGLGVDAVVHGVRTAAAAGVRTVVLTNAAGGLRPETQSVGDPVLISDHINLTGANPITGTTFIDLTEVYSRRLRALVREIDPTLAEGVYVAFRGPTYETPAEIRMLRTLGGDMVGMSTVLEAIAAREANLEVLGISLVTNPGAGLSGEPLNHEEVLEVGRATATRMGVLLAKVVDRL is encoded by the coding sequence GTGAGCAACGACGCGTACACCCTGGCCAGTGAGGCCGCTGCGGCACTGCACAACGCCGCCGGTCTCGACACCTTCGACGTGGCGCTCGTCATGGGGTCGGGGTGGGTGCCCGCCGCCGACGCGATAGGCGAGACGGTGCGCGAGATCCCGTTCATCGAGCTGCCCGGCTTCCAGGCCCCCGCCGTGGCCGGGCACGGCGGCAAGATCCGCGTCGTGCGCACCTCCAGCGGGCGGCACGCGCTCGTCTTCCTCGGGCGCACCCACCTGTACGAAGGGCTCGGGGTGGACGCGGTCGTGCACGGTGTGCGTACGGCCGCCGCGGCCGGCGTCCGTACGGTCGTGCTCACCAACGCGGCCGGCGGCCTGCGGCCCGAGACGCAGAGTGTCGGCGACCCGGTCCTGATCAGTGACCACATCAACCTGACCGGCGCCAACCCGATCACGGGGACCACGTTCATCGACCTCACCGAGGTCTACTCGCGCCGCCTGCGCGCGCTGGTCAGGGAGATCGACCCGACTCTCGCCGAGGGCGTCTACGTGGCCTTCCGCGGGCCGACGTACGAGACGCCGGCCGAGATCCGCATGCTGCGCACGCTGGGCGGGGACATGGTCGGCATGTCCACTGTCCTGGAGGCCATCGCCGCCCGCGAGGCGAACCTGGAGGTGCTCGGCATCTCCCTGGTCACCAACCCAGGCGCGGGCCTGTCGGGCGAGCCGCTCAACCATGAGGAGGTCCTCGAGGTCGGCCGCGCCACGGCGACCCGCATGGGCGTGCTGCTCGCCAAGGTGGTGGACCGGCTGTGA
- a CDS encoding NAD(P)H-quinone dehydrogenase — protein MTRIVIIGGGPGGYEAALVAAQLGAQVTMVEQDGPGGACVLTDCVPSKTLIATSVRKQALLDAPGLGISFDGGPDGEPGTVGVDLPLVNKRVKELAQAQSADIATRVEAEGVEIIKARGRLVDPQVVRAGDRTIRADVVLVATGATPRVLPGAEPDGERILNWRQLYDLEELPEHLIVVGSGVTGAEFAGAYRSLGAEVTLVSSRDRMMPNEDADGAEVLEEVYRRRGMNVMGRSRASSVKRTADGVVVTLEDGRTAEGSHALMTVGMVPNTAGIGLEEAGVQLDRGGFIKVDKVSRTSAPGVYAAGDCTGVLMLASVAAMQGRIAVWHALGEAVQPLRLATVASNIFTDPEIAAVGVAQRAIEAGEIEANVVKLPLATNARAKMQGFNDGFVKLFCRPHTGIVLGGVVVAPRASELILAVSVAVQQRLTVDHLAHTFAVYPSLSGSITEAARRLMQPQTASGI, from the coding sequence GTGACGAGGATCGTGATCATTGGTGGCGGACCCGGCGGCTACGAGGCGGCGCTGGTGGCCGCCCAGCTAGGCGCGCAAGTCACCATGGTCGAGCAGGACGGGCCGGGCGGCGCATGCGTGCTGACCGACTGCGTGCCCTCCAAGACGCTGATCGCGACCTCCGTGCGCAAGCAGGCCCTGCTCGACGCGCCCGGGCTGGGCATCTCGTTCGACGGCGGGCCCGACGGCGAGCCGGGGACGGTCGGGGTCGATCTGCCGCTGGTCAACAAGCGGGTGAAGGAGCTGGCGCAGGCTCAGTCCGCGGACATCGCGACCCGGGTCGAGGCCGAGGGCGTCGAGATCATCAAGGCCCGCGGGCGGCTGGTGGACCCGCAGGTGGTGCGGGCCGGGGACCGCACGATCCGGGCCGACGTCGTGCTCGTGGCCACCGGCGCCACTCCGCGCGTGCTGCCCGGGGCCGAGCCCGACGGCGAACGCATCCTCAACTGGCGCCAGCTCTACGACTTGGAGGAGCTGCCCGAGCATCTGATCGTGGTCGGGTCGGGCGTGACCGGGGCGGAGTTCGCCGGCGCCTATCGGTCCCTCGGCGCCGAGGTCACGCTGGTCTCCAGCCGGGACCGGATGATGCCCAACGAGGACGCCGACGGCGCCGAGGTGCTCGAAGAGGTCTACCGGCGGCGCGGCATGAACGTCATGGGGCGCTCGCGCGCGTCCTCCGTCAAGCGCACCGCCGACGGAGTGGTGGTGACCCTGGAGGACGGGCGCACGGCCGAGGGGTCCCACGCGCTGATGACGGTCGGCATGGTCCCCAACACCGCCGGGATCGGGCTGGAGGAGGCCGGGGTCCAGCTGGACCGGGGCGGCTTCATCAAGGTCGACAAGGTCTCGCGAACGTCCGCGCCGGGCGTCTACGCGGCCGGTGACTGCACGGGCGTTCTCATGCTGGCCTCGGTCGCCGCCATGCAGGGGCGGATCGCGGTCTGGCACGCGCTCGGGGAGGCCGTGCAGCCGCTGCGGCTGGCCACGGTCGCCTCCAACATCTTCACCGACCCGGAGATCGCGGCGGTCGGGGTCGCCCAGCGGGCCATCGAGGCGGGCGAGATCGAGGCCAACGTCGTCAAGCTGCCGCTCGCCACGAACGCGCGGGCCAAGATGCAGGGCTTCAACGACGGCTTCGTCAAGCTGTTCTGCCGGCCGCACACGGGGATCGTGCTGGGCGGGGTCGTGGTGGCGCCGCGGGCGTCGGAGCTGATCCTGGCGGTGTCGGTGGCCGTCCAGCAGCGGCTGACGGTCGATCATCTGGCGCACACGTTCGCGGTCTACCCGTCGCTGTCCGGCTCGATCACCGAGGCCGCCCGCCGCCTCATGCAGCCCCAGACGGCGAGCGGCATCTAG
- a CDS encoding phospho-sugar mutase: MAAARLWLAQDPDPDTRAELTALLEREDMAALQDRFGAKLEFGTAGLRGELGAGPNRMNRVTVMRAAAGLAKVLGPGKHVVIGYDARHKSDVFARDTAAVLTGAGLHASLLPCPLPTPVLAFAVRHLRADAGVTVTASHNPPRDNGYKVYWGDGSQIVPPIDSEISAAIDAVGRVDELPLHGPGTLTELGEGIIDDYIEAVTSLPLGDARDLKVAYTPLHGVGAATLTGAFLAAGFDSPMAVEEQRAPDPDFPTVSFPNPEEPGAMDLAIALAAKQGADLVLANDPDADRCAVGVPLPDGTCRMLTGDEVGGLLAEHVITHTTGDRMVATTIVSSTLLSKIAQAHGVRYGETLTGFKWIIKAGPGLVFGYEEAIGYSVGSDTGLPVHDKDGIGAALTVAAIAAAAKRDGRTLLDLLDDQARHYGLHATSQLSFRVADLSLIADAMSRLRANPPAVLGGHAVEHIDDLNKGEGGLPPTDGLRYRLSGNSRVVVRPSGTEPKLKCYLEVVVPVTGEVSDARARATQDLNALKADLSTTLGL; this comes from the coding sequence ATGGCGGCCGCCCGCCTATGGCTCGCCCAGGACCCCGACCCCGACACCCGCGCCGAGCTGACCGCGTTGCTGGAACGCGAGGACATGGCCGCCCTCCAGGACCGCTTCGGCGCCAAGCTCGAGTTCGGCACCGCCGGTCTGCGCGGTGAGCTCGGAGCCGGCCCCAACCGGATGAACCGCGTCACCGTCATGCGCGCCGCCGCCGGCCTGGCCAAGGTCCTCGGCCCCGGCAAGCACGTGGTCATCGGCTATGACGCCAGGCACAAGTCCGACGTGTTCGCCCGCGACACCGCGGCCGTCCTGACGGGCGCCGGCCTGCACGCCTCCCTCCTGCCGTGCCCCCTGCCCACCCCGGTCCTGGCCTTCGCGGTCCGCCACCTGCGGGCGGACGCCGGGGTGACGGTCACGGCCAGCCACAACCCACCCCGCGACAACGGCTACAAGGTCTACTGGGGCGACGGCTCCCAGATCGTGCCGCCCATCGACAGCGAGATCTCCGCCGCCATCGACGCCGTCGGCCGCGTGGACGAGCTGCCGCTGCACGGCCCCGGCACGCTGACGGAGCTCGGCGAGGGCATCATCGACGACTACATCGAGGCCGTCACGTCCCTGCCGCTGGGCGACGCCCGCGACCTCAAAGTGGCGTACACGCCCCTGCACGGCGTAGGCGCGGCCACGTTGACCGGCGCCTTCCTGGCCGCCGGCTTCGACAGCCCCATGGCGGTCGAGGAACAACGCGCCCCCGACCCGGACTTCCCCACCGTGTCCTTCCCCAACCCGGAGGAGCCGGGCGCGATGGACCTGGCCATCGCCCTGGCCGCCAAACAGGGCGCCGACCTGGTCCTGGCCAACGACCCGGACGCCGACCGGTGCGCGGTGGGCGTACCACTGCCCGACGGCACCTGCCGCATGCTGACCGGCGACGAGGTCGGCGGCCTGCTTGCCGAGCACGTGATCACACACACCACCGGCGACCGCATGGTGGCCACCACCATCGTCTCCTCCACCCTCCTCAGCAAGATCGCCCAAGCGCACGGAGTCCGCTACGGCGAGACGCTGACCGGCTTCAAATGGATCATCAAGGCCGGCCCCGGGCTGGTCTTCGGCTACGAGGAGGCCATCGGCTACAGCGTCGGCTCGGACACCGGCCTCCCGGTTCACGACAAGGACGGAATCGGCGCCGCCCTGACGGTGGCCGCCATCGCCGCGGCGGCCAAACGCGACGGCCGTACCTTGCTGGACCTGCTGGACGACCAGGCCCGCCACTACGGCCTGCACGCCACGTCGCAGCTGTCCTTCCGCGTAGCAGACCTGTCGCTGATCGCGGATGCCATGTCCCGCCTGCGTGCGAACCCCCCGGCGGTCCTCGGTGGGCACGCGGTGGAGCACATCGACGACCTGAACAAGGGCGAAGGCGGCCTCCCACCCACCGACGGCCTGCGCTACCGGCTGTCTGGGAACTCCCGCGTGGTGGTCCGCCCTTCGGGCACGGAGCCCAAGCTGAAGTGCTACCTGGAAGTGGTGGTGCCGGTGACGGGCGAGGTGTCGGACGCCCGCGCCCGCGCCACCCAGGACCTCAACGCCCTGAAAGCCGACCTCTCTACCACCCTGGGCCTCTAA
- a CDS encoding Lrp/AsnC family transcriptional regulator, protein MDVLDRRLVAALQVSPRASWGEIGRAVGEHERTVARRLQRLLTDGVVRVTAIYDDLRTGHGRPVHLDVQVRPGCAAQVAKALADRPDTRSVYALTGVADLGCELVSPSREALHRILSAEISAIDGVSQTQTQVVLHTFRTVAEWHAPYLTDQEVAELQPAPPPEGLPDEEGLSPLEQEIAELLAADGRIAFTAVAERLNISVPTARRRVTSLIERRLLLPRAEVEPALLGLEVEAMLWLKVRPYGLDQVGQRLAGHPNVRYCAATSGTHSLIVQVVAAHEADLYRFMTGVVGSLDEVTDSDLTLITRAYKRGHLHKSGLLTLEKTP, encoded by the coding sequence GTGGACGTTCTCGACCGGCGCCTGGTCGCCGCTCTCCAAGTCAGCCCCCGCGCCTCATGGGGCGAGATCGGCCGGGCCGTGGGCGAGCATGAGCGCACCGTGGCCCGCCGCCTGCAGCGGCTCCTCACGGACGGCGTGGTCCGGGTCACGGCGATCTACGACGACCTGCGCACCGGGCACGGCCGCCCGGTGCACCTGGACGTCCAGGTACGCCCCGGCTGCGCGGCCCAGGTGGCCAAGGCGCTGGCCGACCGGCCCGACACGCGCTCGGTCTACGCGCTGACCGGCGTCGCCGACCTCGGCTGCGAGCTGGTCTCGCCGTCGCGCGAGGCGCTGCACCGCATCCTGTCCGCGGAGATCAGCGCGATCGACGGGGTGTCGCAGACGCAGACTCAAGTCGTCCTCCACACGTTCAGGACCGTGGCGGAGTGGCACGCTCCTTACCTCACCGATCAGGAGGTCGCCGAGCTGCAGCCGGCGCCGCCCCCTGAAGGCCTGCCCGACGAGGAGGGCCTGTCACCTCTGGAGCAGGAGATCGCCGAACTGCTCGCCGCCGACGGCAGGATCGCCTTCACGGCGGTGGCCGAGCGCCTCAACATCTCCGTGCCCACCGCGCGCCGCCGGGTGACCTCGCTGATCGAGCGCCGGCTGCTGTTGCCGCGCGCGGAGGTGGAGCCCGCCCTGCTCGGCCTGGAGGTGGAGGCCATGTTGTGGCTGAAGGTCCGCCCGTACGGGCTGGACCAGGTCGGGCAGCGGCTGGCCGGGCATCCGAACGTGCGTTACTGCGCGGCCACCTCGGGCACCCATTCCCTGATCGTCCAGGTGGTGGCCGCCCACGAGGCGGACCTCTACCGTTTCATGACCGGCGTCGTCGGATCCCTCGACGAGGTCACCGACAGCGACCTCACCCTCATCACCCGCGCTTACAAGCGCGGGCACCTGCACAAGTCCGGACTGCTCACACTGGAGAAAACGCCATGA
- a CDS encoding TIM-barrel domain-containing protein, whose translation MPYRPPLVAHEYFVADPPELPVRARGEGGLSAVTAAELVAADGAEVMLKAVTTAEEMLVVQVGVAGEGVIRVRLSQDAAARPRSEGAISLVTPGTYSGARAGVTPGEPIVIDAGALRAEISLAPWHLRFTDASGATVLEQDRGHTDISGRLRTLPFGRSSAGGAAVAFHESFAAAPDEAFAGFGESFTRLDKRGQRPLMWNFDAFGAESQRAYKNIPLYVSSRGYGVLVDSGAPTEFDVCQSTHSVVQILVPDDVMDYYVIAGPTPSDVLDRYDRLTCRPSLPPKWAFGTWISSGFCVDSQERVLARARTIRERGIPCDVLHLDTYWQTDGHWSDLQWDPANFPQPEQMLGELHDMGFKICLWMNPYISHLSPAFEEAASAGFFLKTEDGEAYVADCWHGSFPACGIVDFTNPAAADWFKGLLRNLLRQGVDAFKTDFAEGVPADAIAYNGMSGTDLHNVYTLLFNDAVAEVTREVNGHELVWARSSYLGGQRHSAQWNGDTYTSYAAMGSTIRGGLAHGLSGVPFWSHDAGGFTGRPSDDLYVRWTQFGALSPLVRLHGTTTREPWEFPAVEAQAVEALKLRYRLMPYIYSAAVEAARTGAPMMRALCVDYPDDPVAWQADLEYLFGRDLLVAPMVAPEGVRQVYLPQGRWVDYWTGEVLEGSRYVAVRKPLDQVPLFVRDGALIPVSEQGDTVDVPREITLVAFGGGDGTTEIHDEDGVTVAVATRDGDELRVAVTGPKRVTAVEIAPVAGAPARAVIS comes from the coding sequence ATGCCCTATCGCCCCCCACTGGTCGCGCACGAGTACTTCGTCGCGGACCCGCCCGAACTGCCGGTTCGCGCACGCGGCGAGGGCGGTCTGTCGGCGGTCACCGCGGCCGAGCTGGTCGCGGCCGACGGCGCCGAGGTGATGCTGAAGGCGGTCACCACGGCGGAGGAGATGCTCGTCGTGCAGGTGGGTGTGGCCGGCGAGGGCGTGATCCGGGTGCGGTTGTCACAGGACGCGGCCGCCAGGCCGCGGTCGGAAGGGGCCATCTCGCTGGTGACGCCCGGTACGTACTCAGGGGCCCGTGCCGGGGTCACTCCAGGTGAGCCGATTGTGATCGACGCGGGAGCGCTGCGGGCCGAGATCAGCCTCGCGCCGTGGCACCTGCGCTTCACCGACGCCTCCGGGGCCACGGTGCTGGAGCAGGACCGCGGGCACACCGACATCAGCGGAAGGTTGCGTACGCTGCCGTTCGGCCGCTCCAGCGCGGGCGGCGCGGCCGTGGCCTTCCACGAGAGTTTCGCCGCCGCCCCCGACGAGGCCTTCGCCGGGTTCGGGGAGTCGTTCACGCGGCTGGACAAGCGCGGCCAGCGGCCGCTCATGTGGAACTTCGACGCGTTCGGCGCCGAGTCGCAGCGCGCCTACAAGAACATCCCCCTGTACGTGTCGAGCCGCGGCTACGGCGTGCTGGTCGACAGCGGCGCGCCCACCGAGTTCGACGTGTGCCAGTCCACGCACAGCGTCGTGCAGATCCTGGTGCCCGACGACGTCATGGACTACTACGTGATCGCCGGGCCGACCCCGTCCGACGTTCTGGACCGTTACGACCGGCTCACGTGCCGCCCGTCGTTGCCGCCGAAGTGGGCGTTCGGGACGTGGATCTCCTCCGGGTTCTGCGTGGACAGCCAGGAGCGGGTGCTGGCCAGGGCGCGCACGATCAGGGAACGTGGCATCCCGTGCGACGTGCTGCACCTGGACACGTACTGGCAGACCGACGGGCACTGGTCTGACCTGCAGTGGGATCCTGCCAACTTCCCGCAGCCGGAGCAGATGCTGGGCGAGTTGCATGACATGGGGTTCAAGATCTGTCTTTGGATGAATCCCTACATTTCCCATCTCAGCCCGGCCTTCGAGGAGGCGGCCAGCGCCGGATTTTTCCTGAAGACCGAGGACGGGGAGGCTTACGTCGCTGACTGCTGGCACGGGTCGTTCCCGGCCTGCGGGATCGTGGACTTCACGAATCCGGCGGCGGCCGACTGGTTCAAGGGGCTGCTGAGGAACCTGCTGCGGCAGGGCGTGGACGCGTTCAAGACGGACTTCGCCGAAGGTGTGCCCGCGGACGCCATCGCCTACAACGGCATGAGCGGGACCGACCTGCACAACGTCTACACACTGCTCTTCAACGACGCGGTCGCCGAGGTCACCCGCGAGGTCAACGGGCACGAGCTGGTGTGGGCGCGGTCGTCGTACCTGGGCGGGCAGCGGCACAGCGCCCAGTGGAACGGCGACACCTACACCAGCTACGCCGCCATGGGCAGCACGATCAGGGGCGGGCTCGCGCACGGCCTGTCCGGGGTGCCGTTCTGGAGCCACGACGCGGGCGGGTTCACCGGCCGGCCGTCGGACGATCTGTACGTCCGCTGGACCCAGTTCGGCGCCCTGTCGCCGCTGGTACGGCTGCACGGCACGACCACCCGCGAGCCGTGGGAGTTCCCGGCCGTCGAGGCGCAGGCGGTGGAGGCGCTGAAGCTGCGCTACCGGCTGATGCCGTACATCTACTCGGCGGCCGTCGAGGCCGCGCGCACGGGGGCGCCGATGATGCGGGCGCTCTGCGTGGACTACCCGGACGACCCCGTTGCCTGGCAGGCGGACCTGGAGTACCTGTTCGGCCGCGACCTGCTCGTCGCGCCCATGGTCGCGCCTGAGGGCGTCAGGCAGGTGTACCTGCCGCAGGGCAGGTGGGTCGACTACTGGACGGGCGAGGTGCTGGAAGGCTCCCGCTATGTCGCGGTCCGCAAGCCGCTCGACCAGGTTCCCCTTTTCGTACGCGACGGCGCGCTCATCCCGGTCTCCGAGCAGGGAGACACGGTCGACGTGCCGCGAGAGATCACCCTCGTCGCCTTCGGGGGCGGCGACGGCACCACCGAGATCCACGACGAAGACGGCGTGACGGTCGCCGTCGCAACCAGGGACGGCGACGAACTACGTGTCGCCGTCACCGGCCCGAAGCGCGTCACCGCGGTGGAGATCGCCCCGGTGGCCGGAGCTCCCGCGCGGGCCGTCATCTCGTAA
- a CDS encoding M20/M25/M40 family metallo-hydrolase: protein MTPAEKEVADLCVELIRVDSSNYGDGSGPGERAAAEVVLARLAEVGIEPTYVESEPGRGNVVTRVEGTDPSLPALLVHGHLDVVPANAADWSVDPFGGEVRDGYIWGRGAVDMKDMDAMMLAVLRQMKREGRRPRRDIVFAWVADEEAGGVYGAKYLTAHHPGLFEGVTESISEVGGYSLEVDPSLRLYLIETAQKGLAWMKLIADGTAGHGSMLNSDNAVTEIAKAVARIGEHDWPLTYTPTVRQFLTEVADAFGIPFDESDPQPILDKIGPLVRFVGATLRHTTNPTQLGAGYKSNVIPGQATAVVDGRFLPGFEEEFFKTIDSLIGPRVRREFVHHDIALETTFDGALVESMIAALKAEDPTARAIPYCMSGGTDNKTFFADLGVRGFGFVPLRLPADMDFASMFHGVDERVPVEALQFGVRVLDRLLLNY, encoded by the coding sequence ATGACACCTGCCGAGAAGGAAGTCGCCGACCTCTGCGTGGAGCTGATCCGCGTCGACAGCAGCAACTACGGGGACGGCAGCGGCCCGGGTGAGCGGGCGGCTGCCGAGGTCGTCCTGGCCAGGCTGGCCGAGGTCGGGATCGAGCCCACCTACGTCGAGAGCGAGCCCGGACGCGGCAACGTGGTCACCCGTGTCGAGGGCACGGACCCGTCGCTGCCCGCGCTGCTCGTCCACGGGCACCTGGACGTGGTTCCGGCCAACGCCGCCGACTGGTCGGTGGACCCCTTCGGCGGCGAGGTGCGCGACGGCTACATCTGGGGCCGCGGCGCCGTGGACATGAAGGACATGGACGCGATGATGCTGGCGGTGCTGCGCCAGATGAAGCGCGAGGGCCGCCGGCCGCGCCGCGACATCGTCTTCGCGTGGGTGGCCGACGAGGAGGCCGGCGGCGTGTACGGCGCCAAATACCTCACCGCACACCACCCCGGGCTGTTCGAGGGCGTCACCGAGTCGATCAGCGAGGTCGGCGGCTACTCGCTGGAGGTGGACCCGTCGCTGCGGCTCTACCTGATCGAGACGGCCCAGAAGGGCCTGGCCTGGATGAAGCTGATCGCGGACGGCACGGCGGGGCACGGCTCGATGCTCAACTCCGACAACGCCGTCACCGAGATCGCCAAGGCGGTGGCCAGGATCGGCGAGCACGACTGGCCGCTGACGTACACACCGACCGTGCGGCAGTTCCTCACCGAGGTCGCCGACGCGTTCGGCATTCCCTTCGACGAGTCGGACCCGCAGCCGATCCTCGACAAGATCGGGCCGCTGGTGCGCTTCGTGGGCGCGACCCTGCGCCACACCACGAACCCGACCCAGCTCGGCGCCGGCTACAAGTCCAACGTGATCCCCGGCCAGGCAACGGCCGTGGTGGACGGGCGGTTCCTGCCGGGGTTCGAGGAGGAGTTCTTCAAGACCATCGACTCGCTGATCGGGCCGCGCGTCCGGAGGGAGTTCGTGCACCACGACATCGCGCTGGAGACGACGTTCGACGGGGCGCTCGTGGAGTCGATGATCGCGGCGCTCAAGGCCGAGGACCCGACGGCGCGGGCGATCCCGTACTGCATGTCCGGCGGCACCGACAACAAGACGTTCTTCGCCGACCTGGGGGTGCGCGGGTTCGGGTTCGTGCCGCTGCGCCTGCCTGCGGACATGGACTTCGCGTCGATGTTCCACGGCGTGGACGAGCGGGTGCCGGTGGAGGCGCTGCAGTTCGGCGTGCGGGTGCTGGACCGGCTGCTCCTAAACTACTGA